The window AGGAGAATGTGATTGTGCCCGACCCTCCTATTATTGAACAAACGGAGGTTGAAAACACTGAGGCTGTCACAAACAACcccactgaagccaatgacacagtcatggctgaagacaatgtggagcctGAAGCTCGTGAGGAACCTGAAGCTCGTGAGGAGCCTGAAGCTAATGTGGATGCTGAAGCCACTGTTCCACCTCCAAGGGCTCACACAATTGAATAGGCCTATGATCATGGCCAGCTTGTTACGGTGAGATGGCCCATTATGGTTCCTCCCACAGCTCCTGGACCACAAtatgactatcatgtggagcagaGGCCTCAAGTACAAAAACCCAAGCCACGACTGCCAAGGCTTCTAGGTGCTGCAACTACACCAGGTTCCTTCAGCGTACACAGCTTCAAAGCACATAACACCTTCGTTGACAGTGCCAAGAATTCCTACACGAAGCCAAAGATCTCTTCCGATCATTTTTGGAGCCATCAGTAGTGAAGCTACTACTCTTGCATTCTGTACAATCAAGGGCGAATCTTTCCTCATATGCGTCTAGATAGTGAAGCTATTGCTGGGCTGCCCTGTCTTGAAGAAGCGCTTGACTGCTTTTGGGATGTTGGTCTTCTGTCGTTTGTAACAGACAAAgagcactggaatgaagagcttctgctgcagttCTATGCCACACTTCATATTCGCGGCTACAatagggatccgaagacatggatccttgagtggatgtcaggtgatgtacatcacgaagccaaagctcaagacattatcgagcttacttccctgcccactccaagTGAGTTATACGTGCCTGGTTGTCAGCGACATCGAGATGAACTGCAGAGTATCTTTCAGAGGCCCGAACCCAATATGAGTCAGATGCTCGgtatgatgaagccattgcctcaAGATGATGAATACCCAAAGGAATTCTTCGTCCAAGACCTTGAGTACTTGCCATGCATAGTATACCACATTCTGAGGTGTACTTTATGGCCAATTAAGGGACATTCTTCTGAAGCTAAGCTTGAAGGAgccatgaagactttggtattctacatcatcaatggcatcagattcaacaCCCAAGATTTCTTCATTAGACAACTTGATGCGTCTGGGATTGATCTGTTTGGCCTGAAgttctatgctccatgggtgatgcgcctAATCAAGCTCCATTCCACCGTTGACTATCAGCCCTCAGCTCGCAACCACATTGTTTTCCTGCCTGAGGTTGATATGTCcattgaagccatctaccccgaGCCTGCCAAGAAGCCTCTACATCTTCAGAATGCTGAACACCAGAGCTTCTCGCAACCAATGGAGGGAATTCTTGTCCCCAATGCTGCAACCCTCGCTTATCCTCTGGCTGGAAATATGAGAGTGCCACATCGTGCCAACACCGAAGCCACTTCAAGTACGGTTGCCCAAAGGCCTCGAAAGTGTTCtcgtgtactcaatgaccgagagcttcttgtggcCTTGCATCAGAAGTAGGATAAGCATCACGACTGGCTCAAGCGTTAGATGCAGAGtatcttggtggatgtcaatcgcattcgaaacttggccaccaagaactcgtttgttgcccatgaagcctgtcggcggtcTTGGAAGAGTCTCACACTACTATGTCCTGAAGACAATCTCCGCATATGGCTTCACTAAGGACTTCAAGTTTGATTCCAGGCCTCCACAAAATGCAAGCTGGCGCCGCACTCCCCCGATTGAAGATTCTGATCGttcatcttcggctgcaactgttgttgcgagagtcgtcAATGAAGAAGACGACGCCACTTCACCGACCATGGCTGCACTGCATCTCAACACTGCGTCAGGCCCGTCTGCACCACCAAACTCCAATGTCGACCCTGCCCCctctgggaacgagtagatactatatgtcttcaaacctttttggtcattactgacaaaagggggagaagcatatgagttgatagtcttcaagcagGTCCTTATGGGTGGTTGCATTATTTTTTCCAAGTCTTTACAACTCTCgtcttttgatacatttggttctttgagttgtaacacttaaactcgaTGGCTGTTTGCTACTTCTTCTACTactttgtgatgcgatgataaatcccgcatgaAGCCATtctgcagacgtccattttttattatgcatgtcattatcttcgttatctccttatatgcatgatgaattgtcttcataagttaaagaggatctccacaagtaaaacctgccatgtgcatttgcattcaaaagcaaactacttatatgcacatcttcagggggagccttttgctacttatgaagacaatcccttaatccttaactttcacatacttttatccccgttgaaaacttcaacctgtttgtcatcaatcaccaaaaagggggagattgtaagtgcatctagtgccaccccagttggttttggagtattgacgacaaacttggttgagggactaatgtgtttgtgagaattgcaggataacataggtagtagtcccatattgattcggtttatctaccagagatgacccctaaaaatgtgtgaagacattgaagacaatggtggtctgtgaagatattcacaacgaagattatgatttgagaagacattcacatgaagactatggagtgcgaagacatagttgtttcgtagtttcctttcttctttgttgagtcataggaaccatcgtattgttaagtggggtccaagtgaacaaagtcagagtgactgatgtgatgctcaaccaaaacctatgtcttcgagcgaagacaatgagagcaaatcttatccagaattggatgagtcagctttacttgtagcccaagtcaagctgccgcgtgtgtttgaaatctgaccgttggacacgtgtcagttccttagtgacccagggtcatttcggacaaatcaggtcgggttgcctcctggctataaatagcccaccccctacaccataaattggtggctgctcagagttagtgcacgacttttgtcgtttaagagcaacccacctccggagcatttgagagagagatcattgcgaggacaaagcccaaaacacccagagccaaagagcgttaggcatcactgaagtctttctgtccgcgtgatctgaagattTGTTACACTTAAGGagtgtgaatcctccagccggttaggcgtcgcgttctgagcatccaagagccattatggattgccagtgaacgaagtgtgtgaaggtttggaaatctaccttgaagacttaccagagtgattgggcgaggactaaatgttcttagctcaaggggaataaggtgaagactcGGTCTTCTGAGTTgcatctcagcctccctaaccagacgtacaattgtcacagcaactggaactggtctaccaaatccttgtcctcactgagcaactggttctatcccttACCTCTCTTTACTTTCAGTTGATCTTCGTAAAGTCATTTCTtgcttgcatgatctgattgtCTTTACTGTGTGAAGACCATttactgtttggcttcatactatcttccatgctgatccatactacctagctgctgatagtcttcgtgctttcacttcattgcttacttgactatggcttgtctagtgtagtctatcttCCACTGCATattaataggttcatttctactgtttgtcttcgtgctttcacttcattgcttacttgactatggcttgtctagtgtagtctatcttCCGCTGCATATTAATAGGTTCGTTTATACTGTTTGTCTTtaaagcccccgtgttttgaaaactttcataaaaatcgcctattcaccctccctctagtcgataactagcactttcagtaTGATGCATCGAAATCGCCAAGGAAGGCACTCAAATTCACCGTGCTCTCGGCCAACACCTCCGTATATGTGTAGGGCACAGTTTGGCTACAAAAATCAACAGCCAAAGCTCAAGCAAGTGTTTTGAATGACCGAAAGAAACCAAGCAAAAGAAAAATTCAATACCTCCCGTCCGTTTCATCGAATACGTTGTAGGCGTGGCCGGCGGCTTCGCCGTCAATGTGGATGCCAGAGTCAGCTGAAGGCGGAGGAGGAGCCCGACCCCTTGGTGATCGCCTTCTTCCTCGGGGCCTTCGCCCGCGCATCGGCGGGGCCGGTGGAGGCGGTCTTCTTCCTCTTGACGCGTGGAACTGGAGCAGGGCCGAAACTCGGTGGTGCCGCGCCGGCTGCGCCGCCTTGAACGAGATGGCTCCCTTGCCGCTTTCTCTTGATGGCACCGACGGGAggaattgggggggggggggggggcggaggcCCGGGCGGAAGGAGCGACGACGGTGGAGGTGGCGGCGACGCATGGTATGGCGCACCCGGGGGCGGCGGGTACTCCATCCGGCTGAATTCTGCCGCCACGAGGCCGGATAGCAAGGTCGGAGGACGGATTGGCGGCGGCAGGAGGCAGGAACCGAAGCCGACGGAAGTGGGTTTGCGCCAACCGAAAGCGGATCCGACAAAATCGGGTGAAATCCCGTTGCTATTGAGGAATTGGGCTCGCGGATTCGGGATCCCACAATTATTTTTACAGGACAACTGTATTTAAAGGATCTATTTGGGACGGGTTTAAGAGATCCATACCGCAAACCAGTGGTTATTATAGCGGACGGCCCGGTTTGCgggatctgctagagatgctcgAACTACTTTATgatttattttttcaaaaaacaACCACTATTTTCCCTTAGCGCTCCACATTTCCCCCTTCGCTGCCCGGCTCGACCCAGCCCGGCGTGGTCTTTTCCCTTCTTCAAAAGTGGGCGCGGCATCCAAAAAGCCTCCCCTCGCTTCCGCTccctaaaaaaaagaaaaagaaaaaactccCCTCTCCCTACACGCGGGCCAGACAGCGGGAAGCCTCTCGAATTCGCTTTCCACCGCTCAGTGTCCCGCGCGACCCCCGCTCCCAAAATTCAAACGCCTCGACCGTTTCCttccccacccccctccccctccccggCCAGAGCCAGTGCCAGACCACCAATTCCACCCCCAACCCCGCAATCCCCCACACCCAAAACCAAACCCCAGCCGCTAGCTAGCGCGCACGCCACCTCAGCGTGCGCCCGCCGCCATGGCGCCCGCCGCGAAGAAGCCCCCGCTCAAGTCCAGCTCCTCGCACAACTCCGCCGCGGgggatgccgccgccgccgccgccgcggccgccgggGGGAAGACCATCGAGGAGATGTACCAGAAGAAGACGCAGCTGGAGCACATCCTGCTGCGCCCGGACACCTACGTCGGCTCGGTCCAGAAGCACACGCAGCCGCTCTGGGTCTACGAGGGCGGCGCCATGGTGCAGCGCCCCGTCGCCTACGTCCCCGGCCTCTACAAGATCTTCGACGAGATCCTCGTCAACGCCGCCGATAACAAGCAGCGCGACCCCTCCATGGACTCCCTCAAGGTGGACATCGACGTCGGCGGCTGCTGCATCTCCATCTACAACAACGGGGACGGCGTGCCCGTCGAGATCCACCAGGAGGAGCGCATCTACGTGCCCGAGCTCATCTTCGGCCACCTCCTCACCAGCAGCAACTACGACGACAACGAGCGCAAGACCACCGGCGGGAGGAACGGCTACGGCGCCAAGCTCGCCAACATCTTCTCCACCGAGTTCGTCATCGAGACCGCTGATGGCCGCCGGCAGAAGAGGTACAGGCAGGTAAGACAATCATTGACCCCGTGACCGTTTTACTGCTGCTATTCTGGTTTTCGGGTCGGTGTTTGGGGCTGGATTAGTTAGATCTGGAGGCATCTAGCGAATCGATGTGCCATGTGACTCTAACGAGGTGCGGCTGGTTGTGACCACACTAGAGTTGAGGATCTGGTGGTACTGGAGTGCGAGACCGTACTTCTTATGTTTGTTGTTTAATTGGACAAACGGATGGAGATTCTGCAGGGTTGGTTCAAAGTCTCTCGTCTGTACAACCTGCTTGCATACgtttttttaattattactaaTCCGAATCTTGTTTCCTTTGATAGTTTATAGCATTGCTCAGTATGGTTTACCATGTATATGCACATCAGTTTAAAACTACTAGGAAGACACATAGCTAATTTAAACTGACTACTAGGGTTGTAGTCTGTACACTCACTATTAACTGCAGGATTGGTACACCCAATAGTTGTATATTAACTAATGTCTCCTGAAAGTTCTTTAGGCACAGCCACCCTAATTACCAAGCGCATCATACATTGTGACATTCCTCCTTGAATGCATGTGCAGGTTTTCTCTGATAACATGGGGAAGAAGTCGGAGCCCGAGATTAAGAAGTGCAAGCAGTCAGAGAACTGGACCAAAGTTACCTTCAAGCCTGACCTTGCAAAGTTCAACATGACCGAGCTCGAAGCTGATGTTGTGGCACTCATGATGAAGCGAGTAGTTGATATGGCCGGCACCCTTGGCAAAACGGTGAAGGTTGAGTTGAATGGCGAGAAGGTGGCAGTAAAAGGCTTCTCAGATTATGTGCAACTGTATATCGACTCTGCTTCTAAAGAAGGCATGGAGCTACCAAGGTTTGAGAAAGTTTTTTTCTTACCAGTTTGAGCATCTCCATGGAAATCTCTGACAAGCACTATTTCTGATGCTCAAATTTGCCTTCCTTTCAGAATTTACCAAAAGGTAAATGATCGTTGGGAGGTGTGTGTGAGTCTAAGTGAAGGCCAGTTCCAGCAGGTAAGTGTGGGCTAGTTTCCTGTGAAGCTCCTCTGTAGTGTGTTGTTACAGTTATTCCTCATACATTCTGTTTGGATTGCAGGTCAGTTTTGTAAACGGTATTGCGACCATAAGAGGAGGAACTCACGTTGACTACGTCGCAAACCAAATTGCCAGCCATGTGATGGGCGTTGTGAACAAGAAGAACAAGCAGGCTAACATGAAGTTGCATACAGTGAAGGGCTACCTATGGGTATTTGTTAATGCGCTGATTGACAACCCTGCATTTGATTCACAGACCAAAGAGACCTTGACGACTCGTCAAGCAAGCTTTGGGTCCACATGCGAGCTCTCTGAAGAGTTCCTTAAGAAGGGTATGTGATGAGTTAACTTTGCTATCCTTGATGTGTATTGTGGATGCACCACTAATGATAATGTTCACTTCTTACAATTGCAGTCTCTAGCTCGGGTGTTGTTAGCAATCTCCTTTCTTGGGCCGAGTTCAAACTAAACAAGGAACTAAAGAAGACTGATGGAACCAAGAAGACAAGTATTGTTGGCATCCCTAAGCTGGAGGATGCAAATGACGCTGGTGGGAAGAACTCTGACAAGTGCACCTTGATCCTTACTGAAGGAGATTCAGCAAAGGCTCTAGCTGTGAGTAACACGAAACTATTAAATGCCATAGCATACAGTTTCACTGTCATACTGAAGAGTTCAGCCTGTTTTCTCTGCAGATGGCTGGTATAGGTGTAGTAGGAAGGGACCACTATGGCGTGTTTCCTCTCAGGGGTAAATTATTAAATGTGAGAGAAGCAAGCCATAAGCAGCTAATGGAGAATGCAGAGATCCAGAATATAAAGAAAATTTTAGGTCTGCAGCATGAAAAGAAGTATGATAGTACAAAGGGCTTGAGATACGGCCACCTAATGATAATGACAGATCAGGTTTGCCTGACAACGTCTCCAATTTATCTCAATTAGTCAAAGTGAAGTTGTTTCTTGGCTTAGATTGAACTGATGAAATTTCAGGACCATGATGGTTCCCACATCAAAGGGTTGCTGATCAATTTCATTCACAAAGAGTGGCCATCTCTCCTCAAAGTTCCTTCTTTCTTGGTTGAGTTCATCACTCCAATTATCAAGGTAGGCAATTCTTTTGGTCGTTGTCAAATGTATTTGTGTGTGTTAAGATACACATTAATACATATTAAATCCTAATATTTATCATTCAGTTTTTTATATTTCTCCCTGCCGATCAAATTGGTATTGTCACTCCAGTAAAAAAATAATGCTTTCGTTAATTTGTCCAGGCAACCAAGGGCAAAGCTGTCAAGTCATTTTACTCTATGCCAGACTATGAAGCATGGAAAGAGAGCTTAGGTGGAAGTGCAAGTTCGTGGACTATAAAGTACTACAAGGTGCGCCTTTTGCCCCTTATTCAGTTCTTGCATGGTTTCGCAAAATTTGGTGTTTCCCCCCTTATTTTTACTGGAAGGAGCTATAACAAAGATGGCTGTAGTTATTTTTTGGTTTTGATAAGAGTTTTGACTGGTACAGGGGCTGGGAACCAGCACAGCTCAAGAAGGTCGGGATTACTTTGAAGATATTACCCATCATAAGAAGGATTTTGTCTGGGCAGATGACAAAGAAGATGGTGAGGCTATTGAGTTAGCATTCAGCAAGAAAAAGATTGCTGAGAGGAAGGACTGGCTGACCAACTATCAGGTTTAATATTTGCATCATTTCCCTGTTTGAAACAAGTCCCTTATTCTGTATCAATAGTAACACACAAACCATATTGCAGCCTGGAACTTGCCTTGACCAACGGGAGAAACGCATCAAGTACAGTGATTTTATCAACAAAGAGCTGATACTCTTCTCGATGGCAGACCTTGAACGGTCAATACCTTCAATGGTCGACGGCTTTAAACCAGGACAGAGGAAGATTTTGTTTTGCTCGTTCAAGAAGAATTTGGTTAAAGAATCAAAGGTCCGCCAAAGAGTTTTTGAATTTGTGTATTGGAATCATCATGCATGTTCCTTAATTTGTTACCGTTATTGGCTACAGGTGGCACAGTTTATTGGTTATGTGTCAGAACACTCAGCATACCACCATGGTGAGCAGAGTCTAGCAAGCACAATTATAGGAATGGCTCAGGATTTTGTTGGCAGCAATAATATCAATCTTTTGGAGCCCCGTGGCCAGTTTGGTACCAGAAATGCGGTGGGTTAGCTTTTGTTAAAGCCAAGTACCATATGACTCTGTTTGTAACGGGTTCTCATGCTTCTTTGCTTGTTTACATTCATTTCAGGGGGGCAAAGATGCTGCTAGTGCTAGGTACATCTTCACCAGATTGCAACCTATCACCCGCTTAATTTTTCCAAAGGATGATGATGTTCTTCTGAACTATTTGAATGAAGATGGGCAGTCAATTGAACCCAGTTGGTAATATATATATTATCTCTTCGAACATTCATCCTGCCAATTATGATTGCAATTCAATTCATTTTTGTGTACCTAAAATATGCCATGTTATGTTCAGGTATATGCCAATCATTCCCATGGTTTTGGTCAATGGAAGTGAAGGCATTGGCACTGGATGGAGCACCTATGTCCCAAACTACAATCCAAGAGACATTATTGCTAATCTGAAAAGGTTGCTAAATAACGAGACTATCGTACCAATGGTTCCTTGGTACAGGGGGTTCAAGGTCTGTGCAATGCTTTTACTAGCATATTTCTGTTACATTGACAGTTTGACTGCTTTAATGCAACAAATGATTTTGATGCAAAATTTTGTTCATCACCTGACAGGGCTCTTTGAAGGAGACAAGTTCAAAGGCAACTGGTGTGACATATACCATCACTGGTGTTATAGAGGAAGTTCCTGACACCAGGCTTAAAATTACTGAGCTTCCTGTCCGCCGCTGGACTACAGATTACAAAGAGTTTCTTGAATCCATGTGTCCTATTCCTATTAAGGAAAAGGAAAAGAGCAAGGACAAGAACAAGGAAAAGAAGAAGGACAAGGAcaaggaaaaggaaaaggaaaagagCAAGGAGCCACCATTGTTAGAGGTAGTTAATTGTACAAATAGTTCATTCTCTTGGGGTTTCAGATGTTTTGACTTTCTTGAACTGAACCAATTTACAGGAAATAAGGTCGCAGTGTGATCATGCGGATGTAGATTTTGAGCTCATCCTGACGGAGCAAAACATGAATATAGCTAAGCAAGAAGGCCTTGAGAAGAAATTCAAGCTGACTACCACAATAGGAACAACAAACATGCACTTGTTTGACTCAAATGGTAAAATCCGAAAATATGACACCCCAGAGGACGGTGAGTATATCTAACATGGACCTGTATTATAGTTACAAGTCTTTTTTCGTGTGGTTTTGTCACTGAAATTATGTTAACTTTGCAGTACTTAAAGAGTTCTTTGACTTGAGGCTCGACTTCTATGTCAGACGAAAGGTACATGTTGACCTTTTCCTTTGGTTGTTCATTTACAAACTACTGTAATAACTAACTAACATATGCTGTGCAGAAACTGACTTTTTCCTTTGGTTGTTCATTTACAAAGTACTGTACTAACTATGTAACATATGCTGTGCAGAAAGTAATGTTGGAAAACATGGGGATTGAGTTGCTGAAGTATAAGAATAAAGTTAGGTTTATTCTCGCTGTTATTTCTGGGGACATCATAGTCAATAACAGGAAGAGGGCAGAGCTATTCCAGGAGCTGAAGCAGAAGAAATATGATcctttcccaaagaaaaaacccACGGCCGAGCCAGTAGCTGTAGGATCTACAGAAGTAGATGAAGAAAATGATGAGAGTCCTGCTGAAGCTGCAGCAAGTGATTATGAGTATCTTCTCGCAATGTCAATTGGTACCTTGACTATGGAGAAGGTGAAGGAGCTCATTGCGCAGCAGGATAAGGTAGAGGAAGATCTGAATATCCTGAGTAATACAGAGCCAAATACTCTTTGGCTGAGAGACCTTGATGCTCTTGAGAAGGAACTGGATGTAAGTTGTGTTTCTCTCTATTGTTATGTTTTCTTTTTCCTCTTGAGCAGGTTTTGCTTGACGTCATGTGTTTCACTGCTCTTCTCACTCACTGACTTTGATACAGGTGCTTGATGCAAAACTTGAAGCTGAACAGAATGACAGATCACGTAAGCGCGCCAAAAACGCGAAGGAATCTAATGCAGCACCCAAGAGACAGCCTAAGAAGGCTGCGGCCAAGTCTCAGAAGGTACAGAGTAACACAAGCGATACATTTCTTGAATTGCAGAGGACTAGGCAGTACCTGTTGCTCTTTACTGATAAAACAATCAAATTTTCAAGGCAAATTTGGCTGGGAGCGACGATGAAGATTTTGAACCACCGAATCCGAAACCTGCAGCGCAAAAGAAGAAACCACCACCCAAGAAGGTTGGTTCCTTGATCAAGCCTTTTCTCATTGTGTGTGGCATAGTTTATTTTTGCTGCTTTAACAAGTCAATTTAACAATTTCATAGGCAAGTGCACCGGTGAAAGATGAAGAGGACGACGAATTGGCTGTTCTCAAAGACCGTCTGGCTGCTTATAATCTTGAGGACTCCTCTCCAGAACCTAATGGTAATGGCCACTGACATAATGTTGCGTTTGTGAACATAAGATATCCATATTTTAGAAGTTTAAGCTGATGGCGTAACCACTTGTGCAGCCATGGAAACAGAACAGCAGCAGAAAGGAAAGAAAGGGAGGAACGGACCAAGCAAGAGAGGCGCAGCGAAGAAGGCCATGTCATCCCTAGCCGAGTCCTCTGATGAAGACATGGCAGAGCCCCGCCATGAGAGCGAGGGTGGGGGGTCTTCCATGGAAGTTGAGAAGAAGACCAAAGGAAGAAAGCCTGCTGCCGAGAAGCCGAAGGCTACCACCATCAGGAAGAGGGCGCCAGCTCAGAGCAAAGTCATGAAGCAGAAAGTGATGGAGGAAATATTCAAGCCTACCGATGACAGCAACCTCAGTGCTCCTTCACCCGAGAAGAAGGTGCGGAGGATCAGGTCCTCCCCCTTCAACAAGAAGAGCGGCTCGCTTCTGCAGAGAGAGGCGGGCGCTTCAACAGGGGCAGAGGATGCCGAGGCTCCTCCCTCCGGCAGCTCTGCCGAGCCAGTTGCACCGAGGAGGACAGTAAGGGAGAGGAAGGTGGCGATAGTCTACGCCGATTCCGGGAGCGACGATGATGAGGAGTCCGAGGATGAAGATGCGTCGGAGCCGAGCGAATCTGACTACTCCGGTGAGGACTAGAGTACTAGACTCCTTAGCTCAGCTGCTCAAACAGAGTGTGGAATTGGAGTGCAGTGT is drawn from Aegilops tauschii subsp. strangulata cultivar AL8/78 chromosome 1, Aet v6.0, whole genome shotgun sequence and contains these coding sequences:
- the LOC109783779 gene encoding DNA topoisomerase 2 translates to MAPAAKKPPLKSSSSHNSAAGDAAAAAAAAAGGKTIEEMYQKKTQLEHILLRPDTYVGSVQKHTQPLWVYEGGAMVQRPVAYVPGLYKIFDEILVNAADNKQRDPSMDSLKVDIDVGGCCISIYNNGDGVPVEIHQEERIYVPELIFGHLLTSSNYDDNERKTTGGRNGYGAKLANIFSTEFVIETADGRRQKRYRQVFSDNMGKKSEPEIKKCKQSENWTKVTFKPDLAKFNMTELEADVVALMMKRVVDMAGTLGKTVKVELNGEKVAVKGFSDYVQLYIDSASKEGMELPRIYQKVNDRWEVCVSLSEGQFQQVSFVNGIATIRGGTHVDYVANQIASHVMGVVNKKNKQANMKLHTVKGYLWVFVNALIDNPAFDSQTKETLTTRQASFGSTCELSEEFLKKVSSSGVVSNLLSWAEFKLNKELKKTDGTKKTSIVGIPKLEDANDAGGKNSDKCTLILTEGDSAKALAMAGIGVVGRDHYGVFPLRGKLLNVREASHKQLMENAEIQNIKKILGLQHEKKYDSTKGLRYGHLMIMTDQDHDGSHIKGLLINFIHKEWPSLLKVPSFLVEFITPIIKATKGKAVKSFYSMPDYEAWKESLGGSASSWTIKYYKGLGTSTAQEGRDYFEDITHHKKDFVWADDKEDGEAIELAFSKKKIAERKDWLTNYQPGTCLDQREKRIKYSDFINKELILFSMADLERSIPSMVDGFKPGQRKILFCSFKKNLVKESKVAQFIGYVSEHSAYHHGEQSLASTIIGMAQDFVGSNNINLLEPRGQFGTRNAGGKDAASARYIFTRLQPITRLIFPKDDDVLLNYLNEDGQSIEPSWYMPIIPMVLVNGSEGIGTGWSTYVPNYNPRDIIANLKRLLNNETIVPMVPWYRGFKGSLKETSSKATGVTYTITGVIEEVPDTRLKITELPVRRWTTDYKEFLESMCPIPIKEKEKSKDKNKEKKKDKDKEKEKEKSKEPPLLEEIRSQCDHADVDFELILTEQNMNIAKQEGLEKKFKLTTTIGTTNMHLFDSNGKIRKYDTPEDVLKEFFDLRLDFYVRRKKVMLENMGIELLKYKNKVRFILAVISGDIIVNNRKRAELFQELKQKKYDPFPKKKPTAEPVAVGSTEVDEENDESPAEAAASDYEYLLAMSIGTLTMEKVKELIAQQDKVEEDLNILSNTEPNTLWLRDLDALEKELDVLDAKLEAEQNDRSRKRAKNAKESNAAPKRQPKKAAAKSQKANLAGSDDEDFEPPNPKPAAQKKKPPPKKASAPVKDEEDDELAVLKDRLAAYNLEDSSPEPNAMETEQQQKGKKGRNGPSKRGAAKKAMSSLAESSDEDMAEPRHESEGGGSSMEVEKKTKGRKPAAEKPKATTIRKRAPAQSKVMKQKVMEEIFKPTDDSNLSAPSPEKKVRRIRSSPFNKKSGSLLQREAGASTGAEDAEAPPSGSSAEPVAPRRTVRERKVAIVYADSGSDDDEESEDEDASEPSESDYSGED